The following are encoded in a window of Sinomonas cyclohexanicum genomic DNA:
- a CDS encoding glutaredoxin family protein, with protein MRVPEIVLVTKTECHLCEAAREVVDRVAADAGIPWEERRIDDDPALRDRFAEEVPVVLVDGVQRDFWTINEARLRRTVDAARRA; from the coding sequence ATGCGCGTCCCCGAGATCGTCCTGGTAACCAAGACCGAGTGCCACCTGTGCGAGGCGGCCCGGGAGGTCGTGGACCGTGTGGCCGCGGACGCAGGGATCCCCTGGGAGGAACGCCGCATCGACGATGACCCGGCCCTGCGCGACCGCTTCGCCGAGGAGGTACCCGTGGTCCTCGTGGACGGCGTCCAGCGGGACTTCTGGACGATCAACGAGGCACGCCTCCGCCGCACGGTCGACGCCGCACGCCGCGCCTGA
- a CDS encoding 30S ribosomal protein bS22, with amino-acid sequence MGSVIKKRRKRMAKKKHRKLLRKTRHQRRNKK; translated from the coding sequence ATGGGTTCGGTTATCAAGAAGCGCCGCAAGCGCATGGCCAAGAAGAAGCACCGCAAGCTGCTCCGCAAGACTCGTCACCAGCGCCGCAACAAGAAGTAG
- a CDS encoding YceI family protein — MTLPHGLTTGTWTLDGSHSEIGFTVRHAGISKVRGRFTDATATVEVGASAAETKATAVVKTASFDSGDANRDGHVKSADFFDVEQFPEMTFEATSIEAKGDDYDVTGNLTIKGVTKPVTIETEFNGIAVDPFGNTRAGVSGETTISRKEFGLTWNAVLETGGVLVSDKVVISLDLAFIAPKA; from the coding sequence GTGACCCTCCCCCACGGCCTCACCACCGGAACCTGGACCCTTGACGGCTCGCACAGCGAGATCGGCTTCACCGTGCGCCACGCCGGCATCAGCAAGGTCCGCGGCCGCTTCACCGACGCGACGGCCACCGTCGAGGTCGGCGCCTCCGCCGCCGAGACCAAGGCCACCGCCGTTGTGAAGACCGCGTCCTTCGACTCGGGCGACGCCAACCGCGACGGCCACGTCAAGAGCGCCGACTTCTTCGACGTCGAGCAGTTCCCGGAGATGACGTTCGAGGCGACCTCGATCGAGGCCAAGGGCGACGACTACGACGTCACCGGCAACCTCACGATCAAGGGCGTCACCAAGCCCGTCACCATCGAGACCGAGTTCAACGGCATCGCCGTCGACCCGTTCGGCAACACCCGCGCGGGTGTCTCGGGCGAGACGACGATCTCCCGCAAGGAGTTCGGCCTCACCTGGAACGCCGTGCTCGAGACGGGCGGCGTGCTCGTCTCGGACAAGGTCGTCATCTCCCTCGACCTCGCGTTCATCGCGCCGAAGGCCTGA
- a CDS encoding LacI family DNA-binding transcriptional regulator, with product MARMSTRTPGRVTIAHVAAEAGVSRATVSRVMNGLATVDPAIGERVRAAAEKLSYSPNTVARSLAIGRTQTVAIVVPDLANPMFQEILRGLSRAAAKDGYRVLVADSVENPAEELILAREARRRCDGLVLVSPRMDPAQLDALLPELAPAVLMNRSSGVPGVPVLAVDYASGIRSIVAHLTQLGHRRIAYLAGPSASRGDQARREGLEHPLPSAAGTEIVAVPCGAMFEDGYAARDAVLATGATAAVCFNDLVAMGLLGALHEAGVAVPGQLSVTGFDDIQFARYTVPALTTASVPQHELGEQAWARLSALLGGREPEQDVHVTPHLEPRASTGPAARPGQAAPAGT from the coding sequence ATGGCCCGCATGAGCACGCGCACTCCGGGGCGTGTCACGATCGCCCACGTCGCCGCAGAGGCCGGCGTTTCCCGCGCCACCGTCTCGAGGGTCATGAACGGGCTCGCCACGGTGGACCCCGCCATCGGGGAGCGTGTCCGCGCGGCCGCCGAGAAGCTCAGCTACTCCCCCAACACCGTGGCACGCAGCCTCGCGATCGGCCGCACACAGACGGTCGCCATCGTGGTTCCGGACCTCGCCAACCCCATGTTCCAGGAGATCCTGCGCGGGCTCTCCCGCGCCGCGGCCAAGGACGGCTACCGGGTCCTCGTGGCCGACTCGGTCGAGAACCCCGCCGAGGAGCTGATCCTCGCCCGGGAGGCACGACGGCGATGCGACGGCCTCGTGCTCGTCTCGCCGCGCATGGACCCGGCACAGCTGGACGCCCTGCTTCCGGAGCTCGCGCCCGCGGTCCTCATGAACCGGTCTTCGGGGGTGCCCGGGGTGCCCGTGCTCGCCGTCGACTACGCGTCCGGGATCCGCAGCATCGTCGCGCACCTGACCCAGCTCGGCCACCGCCGCATCGCGTACCTCGCGGGGCCGAGCGCGAGCCGCGGCGACCAGGCCAGACGCGAGGGCCTCGAGCACCCGCTCCCCTCGGCCGCGGGCACCGAGATCGTGGCGGTGCCGTGCGGCGCGATGTTCGAGGACGGCTACGCCGCCCGCGACGCCGTCCTCGCCACGGGCGCTACGGCGGCCGTGTGCTTCAACGACCTCGTGGCGATGGGCCTGCTCGGGGCACTGCACGAGGCCGGGGTGGCGGTGCCCGGCCAGCTCTCGGTGACGGGCTTCGACGACATCCAGTTCGCCCGCTACACGGTTCCGGCCCTCACGACGGCGTCCGTCCCGCAGCACGAGCTCGGCGAGCAGGCGTGGGCGCGGCTCTCGGCCCTCCTCGGCGGCCGAGAGCCCGAGCAGGACGTCCACGTGACCCCGCACCTCGAGCCCCGCGCAAGCACCGGCCCCGCCGCACGGCCCGGTCAAGCGGCACCCGCTGGGACCTGA
- a CDS encoding redox-sensing transcriptional repressor Rex yields MARQARNEGHGSSAAPDEKGLPPAVVARLTVYLRALNSFLADGVDRVSSDALAEASGVSSATLRKDLSQLGSYGTRGVGYEVENLLQHLSAALGLTRDWRVAIVGAGNLGRALARYGGFETRGFDVVALLDTDPQIIGNEIGWLRVSDAANLEAVFERTKANMAVLALPASVAQSVCDRVVAAGVRSILSFAPTILQVPAGVTLRKVDMATELQILAYHAQRGESGGESGQPSEGAPVDAAAHDDAPRRRGQPA; encoded by the coding sequence GTGGCACGTCAGGCGAGGAACGAGGGGCACGGCTCCTCCGCAGCGCCTGACGAGAAGGGGCTGCCGCCGGCGGTCGTCGCCCGCCTGACCGTCTACCTGCGCGCGCTCAACTCGTTCCTCGCGGACGGCGTGGACCGCGTCTCCTCGGACGCCCTCGCCGAGGCCTCCGGCGTGAGCTCGGCCACGCTGCGCAAGGACCTCTCCCAGCTCGGTTCGTACGGCACCCGCGGGGTCGGCTACGAGGTCGAGAATCTGCTCCAGCACCTCTCGGCTGCTCTTGGCCTCACCCGTGACTGGCGCGTCGCGATTGTGGGCGCCGGCAACCTCGGCCGTGCGCTGGCCCGATACGGCGGATTCGAGACCCGCGGCTTCGACGTCGTGGCGCTCCTGGACACGGACCCCCAGATCATCGGAAACGAGATCGGCTGGCTCCGCGTCTCCGACGCGGCGAACCTCGAGGCCGTGTTCGAGCGCACCAAGGCGAACATGGCAGTCCTCGCGCTCCCGGCCTCCGTGGCGCAGTCCGTATGCGACCGCGTGGTCGCCGCCGGCGTCCGCAGCATCCTCAGCTTCGCACCCACAATCCTCCAGGTCCCGGCCGGCGTGACCCTGCGGAAGGTGGACATGGCCACCGAGCTGCAGATCCTCGCCTACCACGCCCAGCGCGGCGAGTCGGGCGGGGAGAGCGGCCAGCCGTCGGAAGGTGCGCCCGTCGATGCCGCAGCGCACGACGACGCCCCTCGCCGCCGGGGGCAACCCGCCTGA
- a CDS encoding 3-deoxy-7-phosphoheptulonate synthase, producing the protein MNPPSTQTVSALGAADSSTSNLRVAEFTPLPAPGDLLDELPLGDEAARAVARGRDEVRAIMDGLDDRLLVIVGPCSIHDPEAGLAYASRLAGVARELREDVLVVMRTYFEKPRTTVGWKGLINDPNLDGSHDIAGGLRAARRFLLGVLELGLPTATEFLEPISPQYTADAIVWGAIGARTTESQIHRQLVSGLSMPVGFKNGTDGGLQVAVDACGAAAAPQAFLGIDDGGRAALVATAGNPDTHLILRGGSDGPNYSAGHVEAASEKMAAKGLNPRLIVDASHGNSGKDHHRQAEVALEIGAQLAAGGASAEALAGVMLESFLVGGAQSLDVAEFAAGRTQLVYGQSVTDKCMDWDVTEQVLQQLAGAVRARRVHKSHSSN; encoded by the coding sequence ATGAACCCGCCCAGCACCCAGACCGTCTCCGCACTCGGCGCCGCCGATTCCTCGACCAGCAACCTCCGCGTCGCGGAGTTCACCCCGCTCCCGGCCCCGGGGGACCTCCTCGACGAGCTGCCCCTGGGCGATGAGGCGGCCCGCGCCGTCGCCCGCGGCCGCGACGAGGTGCGCGCCATCATGGACGGCCTCGACGACCGCCTCCTCGTGATCGTCGGGCCCTGCTCGATCCACGACCCCGAGGCGGGCCTTGCGTACGCGAGCCGACTCGCCGGCGTCGCGCGTGAACTCCGCGAGGACGTGCTCGTGGTGATGCGCACGTACTTCGAGAAGCCGCGCACCACGGTCGGCTGGAAGGGCCTCATCAACGATCCGAATCTGGACGGCAGCCACGACATCGCCGGCGGCCTGCGCGCGGCGCGGCGGTTCCTCCTCGGCGTCCTCGAACTGGGCCTGCCCACCGCCACCGAGTTCCTCGAGCCGATCAGCCCGCAGTACACCGCGGACGCGATCGTCTGGGGCGCTATCGGCGCCCGAACCACGGAGAGCCAGATCCACCGCCAGCTCGTCTCGGGCCTGTCCATGCCGGTCGGGTTCAAGAACGGCACGGATGGGGGCCTGCAGGTGGCCGTCGATGCGTGCGGCGCGGCCGCCGCGCCCCAGGCGTTCCTCGGGATCGACGACGGCGGCCGCGCGGCGCTCGTGGCGACGGCCGGGAACCCGGACACGCACCTCATCCTCCGCGGCGGGTCCGACGGGCCGAACTACTCGGCAGGCCACGTCGAGGCCGCGTCGGAGAAGATGGCGGCGAAGGGGCTCAACCCGCGGCTCATCGTGGACGCGAGCCACGGCAACTCGGGCAAGGACCACCACCGCCAGGCCGAGGTAGCGCTCGAGATCGGCGCCCAGCTCGCGGCGGGCGGCGCCAGCGCCGAGGCGCTGGCCGGCGTCATGCTCGAGAGCTTCCTCGTGGGCGGAGCGCAGTCCCTCGACGTGGCCGAGTTCGCCGCGGGGCGCACCCAGCTCGTGTACGGGCAGAGCGTGACCGACAAGTGCATGGACTGGGACGTCACCGAGCAGGTCCTTCAGCAGCTGGCCGGGGCCGTGCGCGCACGCCGCGTTCACAAGAGCCACTCCAGCAACTAG
- a CDS encoding helix-turn-helix domain-containing protein: MTAMDFSSSRFLTVAEVAEMMRVSKMTVYRLVHSGEMPAVRFGRSYRVPEAAVEQYLRKSVVDGRSETA, translated from the coding sequence ATGACTGCGATGGATTTCTCCTCGTCGCGTTTCCTCACCGTTGCCGAGGTCGCCGAGATGATGCGGGTGTCGAAGATGACGGTGTATCGCCTGGTCCACTCTGGGGAGATGCCCGCGGTGCGCTTCGGCCGCTCGTACCGGGTGCCCGAGGCCGCAGTCGAGCAGTACCTGCGCAAGTCGGTCGTGGACGGGCGGAGCGAGACCGCCTGA
- a CDS encoding aldehyde dehydrogenase (NADP(+)) yields the protein MTAPALLVPETTADTTPEVLDAVVRAAVRAAAPAAAASDGERAAWLEAVAEALDAARDELVAIAERESHLPAARLTGEVARTTGQLRLFASVVRDGAYLEAIIDRARPDAMPPQPDLRRILRPLGPVAVFSASNFPFAFSVAGGDTASALAVGCPVVVKGHSGHPELSVRTARIVAGALAGAGAPDGVFGLVLGRTAGNALVQAPGITAVGFTGSLSGGRALFDLASARPDPIPFYGELGSINPVVVTPAAAEARTAELAAGLAASFTLGVGQFCTKPGLVLVPAGAGFEPALAAEAAAHAGGPMLTARIADAFPAGLRRLVAEGGATAVIGDPGQDTSGGGARPVVLAVDAARVLARPDVLLEECFGPMTLVVRYGSEAERDAVLDAVGGSLTATLHAEPDEDVAALAARLAERAGRVLFGGWPTGVAVTWSQHHGGPWPATTSALHTSVGATAVRRFQRPVVFQDAPASVLPAALRDGNPRGIPRRIDGSLTRGAV from the coding sequence ATGACCGCCCCCGCCCTCCTCGTCCCCGAGACCACCGCGGACACGACGCCCGAGGTGCTCGACGCCGTCGTGCGTGCCGCCGTCCGCGCCGCCGCGCCCGCCGCCGCAGCGTCCGACGGCGAGCGGGCCGCCTGGCTCGAGGCCGTCGCCGAGGCGCTGGACGCCGCGCGCGACGAGCTCGTCGCAATCGCGGAGCGCGAGTCCCACCTGCCCGCCGCGCGGCTCACCGGCGAAGTGGCCCGCACCACCGGGCAGCTGCGCCTGTTCGCGTCCGTGGTGCGCGACGGCGCGTACCTCGAGGCCATCATCGACCGGGCGCGGCCGGATGCCATGCCGCCGCAGCCCGACCTGCGCCGCATCCTCCGCCCGCTCGGCCCCGTCGCCGTCTTCTCCGCGAGCAACTTCCCGTTCGCGTTCTCCGTGGCCGGCGGGGACACGGCCAGCGCGCTCGCGGTGGGATGCCCCGTCGTCGTCAAGGGCCACTCGGGACACCCCGAGCTCTCGGTGCGGACGGCGCGGATCGTTGCCGGCGCGCTCGCCGGGGCCGGCGCGCCCGACGGCGTGTTCGGCCTTGTGCTCGGGCGCACGGCGGGGAACGCGCTCGTCCAGGCGCCCGGCATCACCGCCGTCGGGTTCACCGGATCGCTGTCCGGCGGCCGCGCGCTGTTCGACCTCGCATCCGCGCGGCCCGACCCGATCCCGTTCTACGGCGAGCTGGGCTCGATCAACCCCGTGGTCGTGACGCCGGCCGCCGCGGAGGCCCGGACGGCGGAGCTCGCGGCCGGCCTCGCGGCGTCGTTCACGCTCGGCGTGGGGCAGTTCTGCACCAAGCCCGGGCTCGTGCTCGTCCCCGCCGGGGCCGGCTTCGAGCCGGCCCTTGCCGCCGAGGCCGCCGCCCATGCCGGCGGGCCCATGCTCACGGCGCGGATCGCGGACGCATTCCCCGCCGGGCTTCGGCGGCTCGTGGCCGAGGGCGGGGCCACGGCCGTGATTGGCGATCCTGGGCAGGACACGTCGGGCGGCGGGGCCCGCCCCGTGGTCCTCGCGGTCGACGCCGCCCGCGTCCTCGCGCGCCCCGACGTCCTGCTCGAGGAGTGCTTCGGGCCGATGACGCTGGTGGTGCGCTACGGGTCGGAGGCCGAGCGCGATGCGGTGCTCGACGCCGTCGGCGGCTCGCTGACCGCGACCCTGCACGCGGAGCCGGACGAGGACGTGGCCGCGCTCGCGGCCCGGCTGGCGGAGCGTGCGGGGCGCGTGCTGTTCGGGGGATGGCCCACGGGGGTGGCGGTCACGTGGTCGCAGCACCACGGCGGCCCGTGGCCCGCCACGACGTCCGCACTGCACACGTCGGTCGGGGCGACGGCCGTGCGACGGTTCCAGCGCCCGGTCGTGTTCCAGGACGCGCCCGCGTCGGTGCTGCCGGCCGCCCTCCGCGACGGGAACCCGCGGGGGATCCCGCGGCGAATCGACGGCAGCCTCACCCGCGGCGCCGTCTGA
- a CDS encoding TlpA family protein disulfide reductase, translated as MAHEQNIPPAFSRRRILSAAGALGAVGLAAVLSGCAADDPLAKQARAGDNKNYVAGDGSVTEYAKDVRKPPAEFTGTLYDGTTVSSKQFAGNVTVLNFWFAACAPCRVEAPELEALHTEFKPQGVAFYGVNLRDEKGTAEAFEQSFKLTYPSFNDKDGQVLLAMSGMVPPGAVPTTLVLDKQGRVAARVLGQLERGTLKALITSAAAE; from the coding sequence ATGGCCCACGAGCAGAACATCCCCCCTGCCTTCTCACGCCGCCGGATCCTGAGCGCGGCGGGCGCGCTCGGCGCCGTCGGCCTCGCCGCGGTCCTGTCGGGATGCGCGGCGGACGATCCGCTGGCCAAGCAGGCGCGTGCGGGCGACAACAAGAACTACGTGGCTGGCGACGGGTCCGTGACGGAATACGCGAAGGACGTGCGCAAGCCCCCCGCGGAGTTCACGGGGACCCTCTACGACGGCACCACCGTCAGCTCCAAGCAGTTCGCCGGCAACGTCACCGTCTTGAACTTCTGGTTCGCGGCGTGCGCGCCGTGCCGGGTCGAGGCCCCCGAACTCGAGGCACTGCACACCGAATTCAAGCCCCAGGGCGTCGCCTTCTACGGTGTGAACCTCCGGGACGAGAAGGGCACGGCCGAGGCGTTCGAGCAGAGCTTCAAGCTCACGTACCCGAGCTTCAACGACAAGGACGGCCAGGTGCTTCTGGCCATGTCCGGAATGGTTCCGCCCGGAGCCGTCCCCACCACGCTCGTCCTCGACAAGCAGGGACGGGTCGCCGCCCGCGTCCTCGGCCAGCTCGAGCGCGGCACGCTCAAGGCCCTCATCACGTCCGCGGCGGCCGAGTAG
- the gdhA gene encoding NADP-specific glutamate dehydrogenase: MHAKLLAIRDQVYARNPGEVEFHQAVDEVFESLGPVMERHPEYVEAAVLERLCEPERQIIFRVPWTDDSGRVQINRGFRVEYNSALGPYKGGLRFHPSVYLGIVKFLGFEQIFKNALTGMPIGGGKGGSDFDPRGRSDAEVMRFCQSFMTELYRHIGEYTDVPAGDIGVGGREIGYLFGQYKRITNRYESGVLTGKGLGWGGSLVRPEATGYGTVLFANEMAKTRGGSLEGRRVVVSGSGNVAIYAMAKAQQLGAVVVACSDSDGFVVDEAGIDVDIVRQIKEVERGRLKEYAERRGSAVTYVAGGSVWDVDAEIALPCATQNELGEAAAVRLVNSGVKVVAEGANMPCTPEAVAVFQKAGVLFAPGKAANAGGVATSALEMQQNASRDSWTFEHTEQRLTDIMVGIHDRCAETAELYGQPGNYVLGANIAGFVKVAEAMLAQGLV; the protein is encoded by the coding sequence ATGCACGCCAAGCTGCTTGCCATCCGCGACCAGGTCTACGCCCGGAACCCGGGCGAGGTCGAGTTCCATCAGGCCGTCGACGAGGTCTTCGAGAGCCTCGGGCCGGTGATGGAGCGGCACCCCGAGTACGTGGAGGCCGCCGTCCTCGAGCGGCTCTGCGAGCCCGAACGCCAGATCATCTTCCGCGTCCCCTGGACCGACGACTCCGGGCGCGTCCAGATCAACCGCGGCTTCCGCGTCGAGTACAACTCCGCACTCGGGCCCTACAAGGGAGGGCTGCGCTTCCACCCCTCGGTGTACCTGGGCATCGTGAAGTTCCTCGGCTTCGAGCAGATCTTCAAGAACGCGCTCACGGGCATGCCGATCGGCGGCGGCAAGGGCGGTTCGGACTTCGACCCGCGTGGGCGCTCCGACGCCGAGGTCATGCGCTTCTGCCAGTCCTTCATGACCGAGCTCTACCGCCACATCGGCGAGTACACCGACGTCCCGGCCGGGGACATCGGCGTGGGGGGCCGCGAGATCGGCTACCTGTTCGGCCAGTACAAGCGCATCACGAACCGCTACGAGTCCGGCGTGCTCACCGGCAAGGGCCTGGGCTGGGGCGGCTCCCTCGTGCGTCCCGAGGCCACCGGCTACGGCACCGTGCTGTTCGCCAACGAGATGGCCAAGACCCGCGGCGGGAGCCTCGAGGGCCGCCGCGTCGTCGTCTCCGGGTCGGGCAACGTGGCCATCTACGCGATGGCCAAGGCCCAGCAGCTCGGCGCCGTCGTCGTGGCCTGCTCGGACTCCGACGGCTTTGTCGTCGACGAGGCGGGGATCGACGTGGACATCGTCCGGCAGATCAAGGAGGTCGAGCGCGGCCGGCTCAAGGAGTACGCCGAGCGCCGCGGCTCCGCGGTCACCTACGTCGCGGGCGGGAGCGTCTGGGACGTCGACGCCGAGATCGCGCTGCCCTGCGCCACCCAGAACGAGCTCGGCGAGGCCGCCGCGGTGCGCCTCGTGAACTCCGGGGTCAAGGTCGTGGCCGAGGGGGCCAACATGCCGTGCACCCCCGAGGCCGTCGCCGTCTTCCAGAAGGCCGGCGTTCTCTTCGCGCCCGGCAAGGCGGCCAATGCCGGCGGCGTGGCCACGTCTGCGCTCGAGATGCAGCAGAACGCGAGCCGGGACTCCTGGACGTTCGAGCACACCGAGCAGCGCCTGACAGACATCATGGTGGGCATCCACGACCGCTGCGCCGAGACCGCCGAGCTGTACGGCCAGCCCGGGAACTACGTGCTCGGTGCCAACATCGCCGGGTTCGTCAAGGTTGCCGAGGCGATGCTCGCGCAGGGCCTCGTCTAG
- a CDS encoding M24 family metallopeptidase, whose translation MPLPHPDDAGVVAPPSVRPAPSTAGSEDSAAREHAEKRRRVLALLDAAGADAVALTSQTALAWYLHGARTHVSLAGAPVAAAVVGRAGDTVHVTSNEEHRLAAEELPAWARPGLVSHPWHGDVAEAARAEALAAGGVPEEALDAALRAARQSLLPVEVARYRVLGHDVARVLTRELAAARPEERELDLAARLSAEIMALGAEPLVVLVGGESRATHRHPLPTQAALGRRAMAVVCARRHGLILNITRWVRFGPRTAEERSADARILGVEAAYLAASRPGGSLLQAFNAGTAAYGAHGFARDEWTQHHQGGIAGYAGRDPRARPGLDLSFGADVAFAWNPTAAGCKVEDTILSTGAGFEPLSADPEWPIVVHEIPASADGAWAPEPLDRPDVLEL comes from the coding sequence ATGCCGCTCCCCCATCCGGACGACGCCGGCGTCGTCGCTCCGCCCTCCGTCCGGCCCGCACCGTCCACTGCCGGCAGCGAGGACAGCGCGGCCCGCGAGCACGCCGAGAAGCGCCGTCGCGTTTTGGCGCTCCTCGACGCGGCCGGCGCCGACGCCGTCGCCCTCACGTCCCAGACCGCGCTCGCGTGGTACCTGCACGGCGCGCGCACCCATGTGAGCCTTGCGGGCGCACCGGTCGCGGCCGCCGTCGTGGGCCGCGCCGGCGACACCGTACACGTCACGTCCAACGAGGAGCACCGGCTCGCGGCCGAGGAACTGCCCGCGTGGGCCCGGCCGGGTCTGGTCTCCCACCCCTGGCACGGCGACGTCGCCGAGGCCGCCCGGGCGGAAGCCCTCGCTGCGGGCGGGGTGCCCGAGGAGGCGCTCGACGCCGCGCTCCGGGCCGCCCGGCAGTCCCTCCTTCCCGTGGAGGTAGCCCGGTACCGGGTCCTGGGGCACGACGTCGCGCGCGTCCTCACGCGCGAGCTCGCCGCCGCGCGCCCCGAGGAACGGGAGCTGGACCTCGCAGCCCGGCTGTCGGCCGAGATCATGGCGCTCGGGGCCGAGCCGCTGGTGGTCCTCGTGGGGGGCGAGTCTCGCGCGACGCACCGGCACCCCCTGCCGACCCAGGCGGCGCTCGGACGCCGCGCGATGGCGGTGGTGTGCGCCCGGCGGCACGGGCTCATCCTCAACATCACCCGCTGGGTGCGGTTCGGGCCGCGCACGGCCGAGGAGCGGTCCGCGGACGCGCGCATCCTCGGCGTCGAGGCCGCGTACCTTGCGGCATCACGGCCGGGTGGCTCGTTGCTGCAGGCGTTCAACGCCGGGACCGCCGCCTACGGAGCGCACGGGTTCGCCCGGGACGAGTGGACCCAGCACCATCAGGGCGGGATCGCCGGCTACGCGGGGCGGGACCCCCGCGCGCGGCCCGGGCTCGACCTGAGCTTCGGCGCGGACGTCGCGTTCGCATGGAATCCGACGGCCGCGGGCTGCAAGGTCGAGGACACGATCCTCAGCACCGGGGCCGGCTTCGAGCCCCTCTCCGCGGATCCCGAGTGGCCGATCGTCGTCCACGAGATCCCGGCCTCGGCCGACGGCGCGTGGGCGCCCGAGCCCCTCGACCGCCCGGACGTCCTCGAGCTCTAG
- a CDS encoding HAD family hydrolase: MPAEKKAPAAVRPTPHARPREAAFFDVDNTLMKGASIFHVARKMYERKAFTLQDAAGFAWKHLAFMFRGESLKDVHSIQASALSLAAGIQTADVATVGHEVYDEFIESRIWPGTKALAEQHLRVGRRVWLVTATPIEIASVISDRLGLTGALGTVGEIEDGAYTGRLVGDILHGPAKAEAVSELAETEGLDLRLCWAYSDSHNDIPLLSLVGHPVAINPDARLRIHANAHNWPIYDFRSGRRAATLGLKAATVGGVLYGLWRGYSRIRR; the protein is encoded by the coding sequence ATGCCCGCAGAGAAGAAGGCGCCCGCAGCGGTGCGGCCCACGCCGCATGCGCGGCCCCGGGAGGCAGCCTTCTTCGACGTGGACAACACGCTCATGAAGGGCGCGAGCATCTTCCACGTGGCTCGCAAGATGTACGAGCGCAAGGCCTTCACCCTGCAGGACGCCGCCGGGTTCGCGTGGAAGCACCTCGCGTTCATGTTCCGCGGCGAGAGCCTCAAGGACGTGCACTCGATCCAGGCCTCCGCGCTCTCCCTCGCGGCGGGGATACAGACGGCGGACGTCGCCACCGTGGGCCACGAGGTCTACGACGAATTCATCGAGTCCCGCATCTGGCCCGGGACCAAGGCCCTCGCGGAGCAGCACCTTCGGGTGGGCCGGCGGGTGTGGCTCGTGACCGCGACTCCGATCGAGATCGCGTCCGTCATCTCGGACCGGCTCGGGCTCACCGGGGCCCTCGGGACGGTCGGCGAGATCGAGGACGGCGCGTACACCGGACGGCTCGTCGGGGACATCCTGCACGGGCCGGCCAAGGCCGAGGCGGTCTCGGAGCTCGCCGAGACCGAGGGGCTGGATCTCCGGCTCTGCTGGGCGTACTCGGACTCCCACAACGACATCCCCCTCCTGAGCCTCGTGGGCCATCCCGTGGCCATCAATCCCGACGCGCGGCTCCGCATCCACGCCAACGCGCACAACTGGCCCATCTACGACTTCCGCTCGGGGCGCCGCGCCGCGACGCTCGGGCTCAAGGCCGCAACGGTGGGCGGGGTCCTGTACGGCCTCTGGCGCGGCTACTCCCGGATCCGCCGCTAG
- a CDS encoding histidine phosphatase family protein, producing the protein MPSSTVHLLRHGEVYNPAGVLYGRLPDYHLSALGREMANSVASHFARRALDGAQIVLLAASPLTRAQETAEPTAKVLNLAIHTEPRIIEAENHFEGLKVTPRELLKPKHWRYLVNPMQPSWGEPYEVQAARVLAAARDAASRAVEIGGDGAEAILVAHQLPIWAARLKAEGRSLAHDPRKRECTLASLTSLTIDQATGTVISVRYAEPAARLLPGAATTPGA; encoded by the coding sequence ATGCCCTCTTCTACCGTCCATCTGCTGCGCCACGGTGAGGTCTACAACCCCGCGGGCGTGCTCTATGGTCGGCTGCCGGACTACCACCTCTCGGCGCTCGGCCGGGAGATGGCCAACTCCGTCGCGTCCCACTTCGCGCGGCGGGCGCTCGACGGCGCACAGATCGTCCTGCTCGCGGCCTCGCCCCTCACGCGGGCCCAGGAGACCGCAGAGCCGACGGCGAAGGTGCTCAACCTCGCGATCCACACCGAACCGAGGATCATCGAGGCCGAGAACCACTTCGAGGGACTCAAGGTCACGCCGCGCGAGCTTCTCAAGCCCAAGCACTGGCGCTACCTCGTCAATCCGATGCAGCCCTCCTGGGGCGAGCCCTACGAGGTCCAGGCCGCGCGAGTGCTCGCGGCCGCCCGGGACGCGGCCAGCCGCGCGGTGGAGATCGGCGGGGACGGCGCCGAGGCCATCCTCGTCGCGCACCAGCTCCCCATCTGGGCGGCACGGCTCAAGGCCGAGGGCCGCTCCCTGGCCCACGATCCCCGCAAGCGCGAATGCACCCTTGCCTCTCTCACCTCCCTGACCATTGACCAGGCCACGGGGACAGTCATCTCCGTGCGCTACGCCGAACCGGCGGCCCGTCTCCTCCCGGGCGCGGCCACCACCCCGGGGGCCTGA